GCCGTACTCGTTCTCGCCGCGGCCGCCATGTGGGGCTGCGACCGCCCCACCGGCATCCAGGAACTCCCGCGGGACATGACCCCGGCCGCGCTCTCCGCGCGCGCCGACTCCATCCACGATGCCGCATTGGCCGCGCTCCCGGTGGATGACGCCAACGGAATCACCATCGGCGTGATGGACGAGGGACGCACGGAATCCACCAACCTGGTGTCGTTCCGCACCCCGGCCGAGTGGGCCGTGTACCGCTTCGAGCGCAACGCGGCGGGATGGACGCGCGGCGCGCGGGTGGAAGGCGGCCGGACGCCCGCGGAAACCGGGATGCAGAACGTGGGCTTCAGCGGCCAGGTGGCGGCGATCATGAACGGGCTTCAGATCGTGGACCAGTGGTACGTGGCCAACATCACCACCACCGGAACCTACTACCAGACCGAGGGATACGGGCCCATCACCGTCAACCGCGCCGTGTTCTATCCCGCGACGTTCACGGACGGCGACACGCGCTATCAGGTGACGTTCAGCGAGTGGAAGGCGTACCGCGACGACGCGCCCGGGTGCGACCTCACCTTCTGGACCGCCAACAACTCGGACTGGACGCCCAGCGCCTGCCGCCGCACGGACACGTTCGCGTTCGACAACAACCTCAAGCCGCAGCGGTTCTCGCTCCGGTACCAGGTTACGGTAACGCAGCTTCCCCCGTTCGAGTTCGCGATCCACGACTGGGAAGCGAACGATTCCGAGTACCGGGCCTTCGGGATCATGCCGCAGGAGTTCGGTTCGGCGGTCACCAGCGTGGTGTGGCAGGTCAGCAGCAACAACATCAACTGGACGACGATTTCCGCCTCCAACTGCGGGATGAAGTACGCGGGCGCGTTCCGCAGCGGCGGGCCGGCCACGTACATGCGCGCCACCGTTACCCTGGCCGACGGGCGCTCCAGGACGCGCACGCCGTACTACGGACCCACGGTGTTCGTTACCCTGGGCGACGTGTACCCGATGTGCTGATCCGCGCGAGCCGTGCGGGGTTTCGGCCCCCGCACGCTCGCTCGTGATGGTGGACAGACGGGTCCCCGCGGCGCATCGGCCGCGGGGACCTGCGTGCGCTCGGACAGGACGCACTCGCGCCGATCTCCATCGCGGGCTTCGCCGACTCCAGCGCGTCTTGGTCCTGAAGTGTGATGCGCGACCGATGAGCAGCATCGTACGCCCACGGCGCGGCGGCTGCGGAACGGCGCTCGCGGCCGATCACGATCTGCGTCTCAGAAGTACTTGGAGCCCCACTCCGACCGCATCATGACGCTGACGGCGACCACGAACTCCGGCTGGGGATATTCCACCTGCAGTTGGCGGAGATAGGCTTCGCTCTCGTCGTTGCAGATGCGCTGAAAATCCGTCCAGTACCGCACGGGAACCGAGAAATCGCCGATGGCCGCCAGCAGCGCCTCGATGTACGGCGGCCGCAAAAAGAATCCCTCCACGCCCAGCATCGCCATGTCCTCCCGGCGGCAGATGGCGACGAGTTCCAGCGCATCGGCCAGGCGGAAAAACGCCTCCCCGCCCCGCCGGACAACCCGGTCGCCGAAGCGGTCGACGACGCGCTCATAGGCTGATTCTGCGTCTGTCCGGGACATTTCGGTCTGTGTGAGGATGGTGTGGATGGAGACCAGGACGCGGCGCCGGTCACGGCGTAACGTGTCCGCGCGCGGGGTTTCGTCGTCGACGAGGCACGCGGCCTCGTTCCCGGCCTGCCGGAATCGGGCCAGTCTCGGCGAACTCGTACGGCGGAACGGTTGTCGCAATCGGTGGATGGCGCCACCTTTCCTGAGCCCCGCGTCCCCCGCCCCGCACCCTTCCCGCCGTGCCCCGCACCCCCGTCCCCGAGATCTCGCTGGAGCAGGCGATCGGCGCCGAGAACGTGCCGCGCCCGGTGGCTCCGCGCGCGGCACGCCGCTGGCCGGCGCGCGTGGGGATCGCCTGCCTTCTGCTGTGCATCGCGATCGTGGCCGGATTGCTGATGCTGCCCGCGCCGGAAATCCCCATCCCCGATCATATTCCGTCACCGGGCGAACCGACGGTGATGGTGACGGCGGGCGCGCGCTACCGGGCGGGCGGCGTGCGCAGGTTCTTTCTGGGCAACGGATACCGTGAGCTGTGGTCCGTCCCCGTCCGCGCGGAAGTGCTGAACCTGGCGGGATTCGCGGGTGGATTGACACCGTTGCGGCGCGGCGGCGGCAACCAGACGCGCAACCTGCACCTGACCGGCGCGGACGGCCGCGAGTACGTCTTCCGCTCGCTGGAGAAGGACCAGACGGGGACGCTGGGATGGGTGGGACGGCACACGGTTGGCGGCATCCGGCAGGACCAGGTGGGCGCGCTGCACCCCGCCGGCGCGCTGATCGCCTCCGCGCTGCAGGACGCGGCCGGGGTCGCGCATCCGTCGCCGCGCCTGGCCGTGCTCCCCGCGCATCCACGGCTGGGCGAGCACGGGGAGGCATTCGCCGGGCTGCTGGGCTCCATCGAGGAATACCCGAATGACGGCTTCGGCGGCGCGTCGCGGGTGTCGGGAACGGACAAGGTGCTGGAGGACCTGCGGACGAACCCGGGGCACGCGGTGGATGCGCCTGCCTACCTGCGCGCCCGGCTGATGGACGTCTACCTGGGCGACTGGGACCGCCACGAGGGCCAGTGGCGGTGGGCACTGCGCGAAACGGCGGATGGCCCGCGGTGGACGGCGATCGCGCGCGACCGCGACTACGCGCTGGCCGACTACCGCGGCGTGCTTCCGTGGATGGCGCGCTTTGTGGACCCCAAGATCGTGCGCTTTGACGCGGAGTACCGCGACCTCGCCGGGCTGCTGGTGAGCGCGCGCGATCTGGATCGCCAGTTCCTCTGCGCCCTTCCCGCCGCCGAGTGGGACCTCGCCGCCGCCGAACTGCGTGGCCGCCTCACGGATGCCGCCATCGCCAACGCCGTCCGCTCCGCGCCGGCCGAGTACCACGAACTGCGCGGCGCCCGCATCGAATCCCTGCTCCGCGCCCGCCGCGACCGGCTCCCTCAGGCCGCCCGCGACTACCGCCACATCCTGCACGCGACGCACTGCGGATCAGACTCGCGGTGAAGAACGGCCGATCCGCCGGCCATCAAACTCGCGGCGGCGGAGATGCGATCGCCCGCGCGGGATGAACGCCGCCGCTGTACCCGGCCCGGCATCCAGAAAAGTCCCCGGCCATGAACCCATGGCCGGGGACGCGTTTTCCGCCCTGCGGAGCGCTACTCCGGCTGCCGGTACAGAATCGACCAGAGAACGCCGAACCTGTCCCGCACCTGCGCGAAGCGGGCGGCGAAAAAGGATTCGTGCAGGGGCATCCCGATCTCACCGCCCTCGGACAGCGCCGCGTAGGCGCGCTCGGCCTCCTCGACAGAATCCAGCGACAGGTATAGATAGGAGCTCCGGACGGGCTCGAAGTACGCCGCCGGCACGTCGTTGCCGATCAGTTCCACGCCCGCGATGTCCATGCGCGCGTGGATCACGGCGTCCGCCGAGCCCGGCGGCGGGGGCACGTGCGGCGGCAGGTCCCGCACTCGCAGGATCGTGGTGATGCGCCCGCCCAGGTGGGCTTCGTAAAAGCGGAATGCCTCTTCGCAGTTGCCGCCGAAGTTCAGTTGGGAAAACAGTTGCATGTAGCCGGGCTCCTCTGGCTGCGATCGAAAAAGGAAATCGTGAGCACCCGGATAGACGCTGGACGGCGGGAAAACTCATCGGTGTCCGCGGACGGCTTCGCGGGCGAGGCCACGCTGGTGCTGGCCGCGACGGGCGGAGACCAGGAGGCGTTCCGCGGGCTGGTGGAGCCCCTCCGCCGGGAACTCCACCTGTTCTGCTACCGCATGCTGGGTTCGGTGGAGGACGCCGAAGACGTTCTGCAGGAAGCCTGTTTCAAGGCGTGGCGCGCGCTTGCCGCATACGACCAGCGCTCCAGCTTTCGCACGTGGATGTACCGCATCACCACCAACGCGAGCCTGGACGCGCTGCGGTCACGCCGCCGGCGCGTGCTGCCCCGCGACCTGGGCGGGCCGCGGGATCCCGCGCTGGGGCTCGGCGAGCAGAGACACGACATTGCCTGGGTGGAACCGTACCCGCACCCGCTTGCCGCCAGCCACGATCCTCACGCCGTCGCGGAGCTTCGGCAGAGCGTGCGGCTGGCGTTCATCCACGCCCTGCAGACGCTGCCGCCGCGCCAGCGCGCCGCCCTGATCCTGCGTGACGTCCTGGACTGGTCCGCCGCGGAGACGGCCCGTGCCCTCGGCACCTCCGTCGCCGCGGCCAACAGCGCCCTGCAGCGCGCACGCGCGGCCCTGTCCACGGACACCGGGCGAAGGACGCCCGTGCCCCGCCCCGCCGGTCTCGACCGGAATACGGCCGAGGTTGCCGCCCGCTACGTCGCCGCGTGGGAGGCCGGCGACATGGACGCGATCGTGTCCATGCTGGCCGAAGACGCCATCCAGTCCATGCCGCCATGGGCCGCGTGGTACACGGGACGGGAGACGCTGCGGGCGCTCTACTCCGGCTACACGGTCTGGGGCGGACACCCCGGCCCAGGTGTTTTTCGCATCATCCCCGCCTCGCTGAACGGCGACCTCGTCTTTGCCGAGTACTGCCGCGACGGCTCCGAAGGCCCCTACCATCCGCTTGCCCTCACCGTCGCCCGGCTCAGCCCGGACGGCGGCTGGATCGCCGAGAAGCTGAGCTTCGTGGATGGAGGCCTGCTCACGCGCCTGGGCTTTCCCGCCACGCTGGACTGAGACGGCTTCAATCGACCTCACGCCGTCAGCTCTTGCACTGGCTGCGTGCGTTGCACTTGCTTCACTTACTGCTTACAATTGTATGTGATCGGAAATACTTGGCCGAACGGGTGTGCTGATGAGCGAAAGCATTGGAGTTATTGAGCCTACTGAGGCCGACGTGGACCTCGCCCGGCAGAGTCACAACCGCGTGATGCGCGCCGTGGATGATCCGGCGCAGCGCCTGTGGATCACGGCCCAGTCATTCGGCAAAGTCGAGCTGCCCCACAGCGTTCTTGGTGCGATTGCGGCCATCCTGCGCGAGCTGGCTGCGGGACACACGGTTTCACTGCAGACGGTGGATGACGAGGAACTGTCCACCACCGCCGCGGCGGCAATCCTTGGCATGAGCCGCCCAACCCTGATCAATCTGCTGGACGCGGGCGAGATTCCGTTCCGCTGGGTGGGGTCGCATCGCCGGATTACGCGCGCCGCCGTCCTCGCCCATCAGGCACGCACGGCTGATGGACGGTCTGGGCCGCTGCGTTCGCGCGCGGATCGTCTCGCGGACCTTGAGGAGATGGCGGATACGACACACCGGCTGGGCCTGGGATACTGACCCGTGGCCGGGCCGCTTGCCGTACTCGATGCGAATGTTCTGTTTCCGTTTCAGCTACGGAACTTCCTTCTCCACGCATCCACGTTCGAAATCTTTGAGCCGCTCTGGTCCGAGGACATCCTGAACGAGATCGCGCGCCATCTTCCCGAAAAAGCCGGTCTCAATGCGCAGCAGATCTCCCATCTGCTGGATCAGATGCAAAGAGCATTTCCCGGCGCCCTCGGCACCGGCTACACGCATCTGATTGAGGGTCTTGCCCTTCCTGACGCGGATGACCGGCACGTACTCGCGCTGGCGGTGCACTACGAAGCCGAGTTCATCGTCACGCACAACGTCCGCGACTTCCCCAACGACCGCCTCGCCCCGTGGAACGTACAGGCGCTTACGGCGGATGACTTCATCCAGCGCCTTTCGTCCACGCACGAGGACCAGCTCCGGGCCGCGGCGGAACAGCACCGGCTGTCGCTGAAACGGGCCCCGTACACGCCGGAGCAGTATCTGGATTCGCTGCGTTCCGGCTTTCTCCCCCGCTTCGCGGATCGTCTCGCCGCGCAGGGGTTCCTCGCGCAACGCCAGCTCTGACTCCCGCGCTGCGGCATTTCCCGGATCCACCCACCCGCCTTGCTGTCGCCGGTCCGGTCCGCTATTCCGATAGGGATCGCGAACCTGGCTCCCGGCACCGAGTGGATTCCGTGGCTCATCCTCATCCCAAGACCCTGATCGTCGCCCTTTCCCTTCTGCTCGCCACGGGCGCGCAGGCGCAGCGGGGCGCGTACGTGCCACCCGCGGGACAGTGGGAGCGGCGCGCCCCCGCGCAGGCCGGCATGGACGCCGCGCGCGTGGACTCCGCCATCGCCTTTGCCATCGCCAGCGAGGCCCGCGCGCCGCGCGACCTGGAGATGGCGCACTTTCAGACCTTCGGGCGTGAGCCGTTCGGCGAGCCCGTGGGCCCGTTCCAGACGCGCGGCGCTCCGTCCGGCATCATCCTGCGGCACGGCTACATCGTGGCCGAGTGGGGCGAGCCGGACCGCGTGGACATGACGTTCAGCGTCACCAAGAGCTTCCTGTCCACCGTCGTGGGCGTGGCGGTGGACCGCGGGCTGATCCGCTCCGTGAGCGACCCGGTGGAGGCGTCCGCCGCGCCGGTGTTCGTCCTGCCGCCGGAGGGCGGAGGGCGGCACGCGGGCGGGCTGGGGGAGGGGCGGCCGCTGGTGCTGTTCGACACGGACCGCGAGCGCCGCATCACGTGGAACGATCTGCTGCGCCAGACCAGCGACTGGGAAGGCACCCTCTGGGGCAAGCCCGACTGGGCCGACCGCCCGGCGCAGAACCCCGCGGAATGGCTCACCCGCCCGCGCGCGGAGCCGGGCGCCACGTATGAGTACAATGACACGCGCGTGAACCTGCTGGCGCTCGCCGCGCTGAACGTGTGGCGCCGGCCGCTGCCGCAGGTGCTGCGCGACGAGGTGATGAACCCCATCGGCGCGTCCAGCTCGTGGCGCTGGGTGGGATACGAGAACTCGTGGGTGCTGATGGACGGCCAGGCGGTGCAGTCTGTGAGCGGCGGCGGGCACTGGGGAGGCGGCATGTTCATCAGCGCGCGCGACATGGCGCGCTTCGGGCTGCTGACGCTGCGGCGCGGGCGGTGGGGCGACCGGCAGGTGCTCAGCGAGGCGTGGGTGCGGGGC
This Longimicrobium terrae DNA region includes the following protein-coding sequences:
- a CDS encoding VOC family protein, whose translation is MQLFSQLNFGGNCEEAFRFYEAHLGGRITTILRVRDLPPHVPPPPGSADAVIHARMDIAGVELIGNDVPAAYFEPVRSSYLYLSLDSVEEAERAYAALSEGGEIGMPLHESFFAARFAQVRDRFGVLWSILYRQPE
- a CDS encoding RNA polymerase subunit sigma-70 — protein: MSADGFAGEATLVLAATGGDQEAFRGLVEPLRRELHLFCYRMLGSVEDAEDVLQEACFKAWRALAAYDQRSSFRTWMYRITTNASLDALRSRRRRVLPRDLGGPRDPALGLGEQRHDIAWVEPYPHPLAASHDPHAVAELRQSVRLAFIHALQTLPPRQRAALILRDVLDWSAAETARALGTSVAAANSALQRARAALSTDTGRRTPVPRPAGLDRNTAEVAARYVAAWEAGDMDAIVSMLAEDAIQSMPPWAAWYTGRETLRALYSGYTVWGGHPGPGVFRIIPASLNGDLVFAEYCRDGSEGPYHPLALTVARLSPDGGWIAEKLSFVDGGLLTRLGFPATLD
- a CDS encoding helix-turn-helix domain-containing protein; the encoded protein is MSESIGVIEPTEADVDLARQSHNRVMRAVDDPAQRLWITAQSFGKVELPHSVLGAIAAILRELAAGHTVSLQTVDDEELSTTAAAAILGMSRPTLINLLDAGEIPFRWVGSHRRITRAAVLAHQARTADGRSGPLRSRADRLADLEEMADTTHRLGLGY
- a CDS encoding PIN domain-containing protein is translated as MAGPLAVLDANVLFPFQLRNFLLHASTFEIFEPLWSEDILNEIARHLPEKAGLNAQQISHLLDQMQRAFPGALGTGYTHLIEGLALPDADDRHVLALAVHYEAEFIVTHNVRDFPNDRLAPWNVQALTADDFIQRLSSTHEDQLRAAAEQHRLSLKRAPYTPEQYLDSLRSGFLPRFADRLAAQGFLAQRQL
- a CDS encoding serine hydrolase, with translation MAHPHPKTLIVALSLLLATGAQAQRGAYVPPAGQWERRAPAQAGMDAARVDSAIAFAIASEARAPRDLEMAHFQTFGREPFGEPVGPFQTRGAPSGIILRHGYIVAEWGEPDRVDMTFSVTKSFLSTVVGVAVDRGLIRSVSDPVEASAAPVFVLPPEGGGRHAGGLGEGRPLVLFDTDRERRITWNDLLRQTSDWEGTLWGKPDWADRPAQNPAEWLTRPRAEPGATYEYNDTRVNLLALAALNVWRRPLPQVLRDEVMNPIGASSSWRWVGYENSWVLMDGQAVQSVSGGGHWGGGMFISARDMARFGLLTLRRGRWGDRQVLSEAWVRGALTPTPAQPTYGYMNWFLNTDRKLWPSAPATAFAHLGNGTNIIYVDPEHDVVVVSRWIENAAVDGLVQRVLSAITDARR